aaagaaatagaaTTTAACACATTCAGTTAAAAACACTACTACAGGTTTTGTAGGGTTTTCAGGAATTAATGATGCAAAGCACTAACTGAATTGTGCTTTTATCCTTATTTGGCAACTGTctatttgtgtttttacatatcCTTCAAAGTGAACACAATAATACAAACTAGCACAGTGAGGAACCACAACCATAATATaaatagaataaatacaaaagttTGGTTTGTTGCTTGAAAGATGTTCTCCATCTGAATCACGAGAGGTTTCAAACAATGCTGATATTCAAACCCCTGAAGTACTGTAAATATACACGTAAACAGTTGACTGTTCTATGTCCACCTTAAACCATTGTCCATCGATTTTTAGAAGGTTGACTTCATCTTAAAATTCaagttattttctattaaataaagGGTTATACAACTTTTTAAAGTTTTCCTTTTGAAGGCAAACTCTCTAGGATTTGGCAAAACACGTGAATATACAGAGAAATAAGCACAATTTCCAAAGCCATCATCAAAAGATTTTGGTCAAAAATAATGATCTGATATGGTAGGCCTTCTAAAATGAAAAGATCTGCTGAACGCACATACAGTATTCACCATTATATGACTGTATTGTTACCATGTATACAAACAAAACTGCAACATTAACACCGCAAAAGTTGGAgacaaataatacattaaatgcatataaataattaaatgaattaaatgatgaataaataaaaaagtatcgTAATATAAATAAAAGGAATAGTCTCTCAGGCCTTCATTTGTCTAATAAATCAAAGGGAGCCTTGACTTTATAATGTCCTGTTGGTTACCAGACCGTGCCTTCACTCATCTCTGAGGAGGGATGTGACAGTTGGTTGCTGTATCCGCTGCCATTGAGGGACAGTGAGGTGAAAGGTGTGCTGGAGCCACACATCTCACTGGAGATGCTGTGCATTGACCCAGGTCCGTTGGGCTCTGGGCTAGGCGAGTCCGCTGGATGGTGAGATATGATATCAGTGAAGCACTGCACCTCACCGGACGGATGATGTCCAGCTAGGTGATGGTCCATGCCCCCTAAAGGGGTACCAGAGGGACCGGATGAGAAGCCTAGATCACCTGGAGTCTGGGCCTGTGATGATGGGGGCCCTTGGGTGTAGTACTCAAAATTTCCTCCAGGACCATAGTATTCACTCTGATAATCTGCAAACAAATACACCAAAATGattatatgaaatacatttttgtgtcaaAACCTGTAACATTGTCATATACTGGTAAAATTACTCTGAGAATACAACTCATCGTTTAAACTGTGAGTGAGTAAAACTATTCAATATTTGCCAAAGTGATTTAATGGTATTGTAATTAGGTAATACAATGAAAAGTGCAACCCTAAAGAAAACAGCGTGCATTTTTTATATGaacaaaggatttttttttttttctgactgaTACATTCATTTTTGTAGATTCCAGCCAATGCACTATTCTATGAAACAGaacaattttgaaatgtattttatcttCAAGTTAATTGCGTGGTATTGACAACAGGTCAATTAAAATATGCTTGTGTGAATTATAAATCATTTTGCATAACTAAAATAAGGCCTTCTATCAGCATAGACTTCATAGTGAATATATATGAtacatataaaacacaaaagTGTATATTTTTGGTTGTTGCTCAATAGGCCAGTAGCCTACAATGCATTACCTCCATAGTATGAAAAATGACCGTTGGGGATCAGCTCCCCCGGTTCAAGTCGGTCCACCagagttctcattctccttggaCTGCGGAAGAACGCGTGTCTTCTAGCCCCCAGTGCGCTCAGCTGCTTCATACGCCGCTCTTTAGATCGCCGGTTCTGGAACCAAACCTGAATGGCACAAAAGGTATGGGAAGAGATTAGTGAAATGGAGACAGCAATTCCATTTTTGAGTCGACAACAATTATGTGAATCTTCTCGAGGTCCGGAGATTTGAGATGTCAAATAAACCATTTCAAACTTATAGGCCAATTAAGTTATACTTCTAAATGGGTCACCGTGAATAGGTACTGACTCAATTTACAGGTTGAATTTGTGAATTAAGTTGTTAGGTCCGTGCCAATTAACATCTAAATGTACAGCTGAATTGTTCATTTATAGTATAAACCAAAAGAAAGATTTTCAACCATTACAGCCATGTGTCTCTGGGCCTACATCCAATCATTATTTCCGCTTACACTTCTGAAACGTTATCCCTCTTCGTACAATTCTTATGGTGTGACAATGCTagctaataataaatatatctaATGCTACCTAATAATAAATATACCTAATGCTacctaataataaataattttataaaACAGAAACTTTATGCCTATTTGCATTAGGCATAAAGTTCCTGGGGAGTGGGGGGAGATATTGGAATGTCAGTATAATTTGTACGTCAGTATAATAAGCACCATTGGTTGGCATTTTGCGCCTTTAGTCATATTCCATTATGTATCATGGCGCTGTCATTTCGTCGAAAATACATTCTCACTGACTTACAATAAAACCAGAACAGACATTTCTGCGCTGTTTCATGTAATATATCGAATTGGAAATTGACTCTTACCTGGATCACTCTCATGTTGAGCCCTGTCTCCTGCGCCAGCTGTTCTCGGATGTGTCTGGTGGGTTTTGGCGTGGCAGCGAAAGCAGCTTTGAGGGTCTCCAATTGCTTGGCTTTGAT
This genomic window from Esox lucius isolate fEsoLuc1 chromosome 7, fEsoLuc1.pri, whole genome shotgun sequence contains:
- the LOC105010774 gene encoding LIM/homeobox protein Lhx1 isoform X2; the encoded protein is MVHCAGCERPILDRFLLNVLDRPWHIKCVQCFDCKCNLTEKCFSREGRLYCKSDFFRRFGTKCGGCAQGISPNDLVRRARSKVFHLNCFTCMMCNKQLSTGEELYILDEFKFVCKEDYLSNSNGKDTTLLSDSQDPHDDGKDSEIGHLSDKEVGSNENDEQNVGGKRRGPRTTIKAKQLETLKAAFAATPKPTRHIREQLAQETGLNMRVIQVWFQNRRSKERRMKQLSALGARRHAFFRSPRRMRTLVDRLEPGELIPNGHFSYYGDYQSEYYGPGGNFEYYTQGPPSSQAQTPGDLGFSSGPSGTPLGGMDHHLAGHHPSGEVQCFTDIISHHPADSPSPEPNGPGSMHSISSEMCGSSTPFTSLSLNGSGYSNQLSHPSSEMSEGTVW
- the LOC105010774 gene encoding LIM/homeobox protein Lhx1 isoform X1, which translates into the protein MVHCAGCERPILDRFLLNVLDRPWHIKCVQCFDCKCNLTEKCFSREGRLYCKSDFFRRFGTKCGGCAQGISPNDLVRRARSKVFHLNCFTCMMCNKQLSTGEELYILDEFKFVCKEDYLSNSNGKDTTLLSVTTCSDPSLSPDSQDPHDDGKDSEIGHLSDKEVGSNENDEQNVGGKRRGPRTTIKAKQLETLKAAFAATPKPTRHIREQLAQETGLNMRVIQVWFQNRRSKERRMKQLSALGARRHAFFRSPRRMRTLVDRLEPGELIPNGHFSYYGDYQSEYYGPGGNFEYYTQGPPSSQAQTPGDLGFSSGPSGTPLGGMDHHLAGHHPSGEVQCFTDIISHHPADSPSPEPNGPGSMHSISSEMCGSSTPFTSLSLNGSGYSNQLSHPSSEMSEGTVW